Genomic DNA from Hypomesus transpacificus isolate Combined female chromosome 19, fHypTra1, whole genome shotgun sequence:
caTGTATTTTATTGCAGGACTACACTGGCTTCCACTTCTGCGGTGGCTCCCTGATCAATGAGAACTGGGTCATCACTGCTGCCCATTGTGGTGTGAAGTGAGTACTGTATTACCTGTTATGGTCTCCATTGTGACACAGATCATTATTTTTGTGATACAGCTGTGTACTGACAAGAAAGGTCTGTTTCAGGACTTCTCACCGTGTCATCCTGGGAGAGCATGACCGCTCTTCCAACGCTGAGGACATTCAGACCATGAGGATTGGCAAGGTAAAAAACAACAAGCAAGCTGCACAATACTTAGTAGAATGAAATCATTTCTAGCTGGTTGGTACTGTGGACTGGGATGCTGACTGGGGAAATATGATTTGACTGACAGGTCTTCAAGCACCCCAAATACAATGGCTTCACCATCAACAACGACATCACCCTGATCAAGCTGGCCAGCCCTGCTCAGATGGGTCTCCGTGTGTCTCCTTTGTGTGTTGCTGAGACCGGTGACAACTTCCCTGGTGGCATGAAGTGTGTGACCTCTGGCTGGGGTCTGACCCGCCACAATGGTAACGTATAATCTTCATCTCAAGGTCATGACGGCACCAGGTATATTTATGTTTTAGGCCGCCTAAAACTGtggaacattttttatttttgtgacTTTTATGAAGGCACTCTGTTCTTGTTATAGAATTAAAAAAAATGCTTATATAGGCTTTTTATTTCTTAACTTTTTTGTTAATTTATTATCCTTTATTAATGGGTTATTCCATTGAGTCACTTTTACATGAATGCCCGGTGCCTTTCTGTaatctaaatataaaatgttctGCATTCAAATCATTTGTTTTTAACAAATGCATTTGTTGACTTCATGAATGTATTTGGCACATTAAAATAAgattcccctccctccagcccccgaCACCCCCGCCCTGCTGCAACAggcttctctccctctgctgaCCAACACTGAGTGCCAGCGTTTCTGGGGCAGCAAGATCACAAACCTCATGATCTGTGCTGGTGCCTCTGGTGCCTCCTCCTGCATGGTGAGACTCTTTCAAACGTTGTCCCCGAAGGATTCTACCAAGAGATGATGTCACAATACTTTGAACATGTTTTAAACATATCCTTGAAGTCCTGTGCTTGGATTATTGGATGCAGACTGAACTCAaagtgtattttttgtatttcagGGTGACTCTGGTGGCCCCCTGGTCTGTGAGAAGGCTGGTGCCTGGACTCTGGTTGGTATCGTGTCCTGGGGTAGC
This window encodes:
- the LOC124481850 gene encoding chymotrypsin A-like codes for the protein MACLLILSCLAFVGAAYGCGSPAVQPVITGYARIVNGEEAVPHSWPWQVSLQDYTGFHFCGGSLINENWVITAAHCGVKTSHRVILGEHDRSSNAEDIQTMRIGKVFKHPKYNGFTINNDITLIKLASPAQMGLRVSPLCVAETGDNFPGGMKCVTSGWGLTRHNAPDTPALLQQASLPLLTNTECQRFWGSKITNLMICAGASGASSCMGDSGGPLVCEKAGAWTLVGIVSWGSGTCTPSMPGVYARVTELRAWADQIIAAN